Below is a window of Desmonostoc muscorum LEGE 12446 DNA.
TAATTCCACAGTATGGTGCTGGATTATGGCTAGCAGTAAACATTAACGCCCCAGCGGAATTTAGGTGACGGGCGTTGTAGGCAATTACTGGTGTAGGGCAATCCCGATCAGTAATTTTCACAGTCCAACCCAAATCTGCCAAGACTTGGGCTGCTGTTAGGGCAAACTGGTCAGCTAAAAACCGAGTATCGTAGGCAATAAGTACTGGTCTATCTTTTGTGTAGGCTGTTTCGAGGTAACTGGCGATCGCTCTTGTTACTTTCCGCACATTGGGGAAAGTAAAGTCATCGGCAATAATGCCTCGCCATCCATCGGTACCAAATTTTATCTTGCTGGAATTGCTACTAGCGCTCATTTTTGCCACTTGCTCCCGTACATCATCAGTACTATTAAAAGCTTCCCGCAAAGCGTGTGTAGCAGCAAGTATCCTCCGAAGTTATGTTCGGCGGAAACTGTCGAACATAGTCCTTCCCACCGTACTTTCTCTCACTGTTTCTGAGCAATGTCAACCCCCGATCGACCTTTTGCCAGTTATCACCTTTGGTCTTTAGTTGCCCCGGCGTCAGGGCAAGAACGCTGGCATTGCCAGATGAGACGGGGGTTTATCAAAGCGCGGCAACACGAACCACAAATCAAAGCACTGTTAGCGAAAGCCACCGCACCCCAGCGGATTGGGATACTTGCCCAAAAAGGCGTTTATGAATTTCATAATCACAGACACCTTTTGACGCAATCAGATGGCGTAGAAAAAGTTGCACAGCTACTAAAATTGGGCAACTCCAGCGAACAAGTCCGGCAACGGGTGCTGCAAATTTTGAAAAAATATCATGATGCGCCGTTGCTGTTGGATAAACATATTATCCAATTAACTCCCGGTGATGAAGGTTTTCCGAAACCGATTGTCATTGAACAACAAGATTATTGCTTTCGCTTATATGCGGCTATGGATTGCGTTTTCATTGAGAGCGATCGCACTTTACATATTTTAGATTTCAAAACTGGAAAATCGGCTTTTGACCGACGACAGGCTTTAGTTTACTTGCTGGCTGCCCGTTATCTTTACCCAGGGCGTGAAGCTGTAGCCTCTTTTTATAATCTAGAACTGAGTAAAAAATCGGATTTAATTAGCATTAATAATAGCGAATTAGAATCTTTAAAATTTGAGTTAGCTAATATTGCTCACAAGCACCAGCACGATTTACAAGAGTATCATCACCAAACTAATAATTTCAGCAAAATTTTTCCCCCGAATCCAGGAACTCACTGCCGCTTTTGCCCATTTCAATCTATTTGTGAATTTTCAAATCAGTCATCTCAATCACACCCAATGCCCAGCTTAAGAACTAATACTTAGCGTTTCGTCTGGTCACTGGGGACAAGGAACAGGTATAAAATTCTTTCAATCCTGATATTGTAATTTTGGATAAAAATAAGATGTGAGTTCCTGGAAATCATACAACTCTACTCGTCTCATATATAGGACTCATATAGGACTCCTATTTGATTTTTGAACAAAACTAGGAGAAAATACGCAGGAAAGTAAAAGTCTAACAGGGAACAATGCTTAGTCAGCATTTAGAAACTGCGAGACTCGCACTGCAAGCATCGCGGCAACAGTCAACAGAGAAAAATGCACTTGATGCGCTCGCTAAACTACAAGATTTTATATAGGACTACTATTTGATTTTTGAAAAAATTCGGTACACCTCGAAAAGGCTGATTGCCTACTCCCCAACTACGCAAATAATTTCAAAAATCAAATATGATTCCTATAGAGAGGGGTATGCAATTTAAATGATTATTAACTTACTGTTTGGGAGTTAATTTCCAGAACACCTTATTGATCTGCTGTAAATTTGAATTATAAATTCTTTCAATTCCAGCTTTTAAAAAGTCCGAAGGTTCGAATAAGAATATATCCGTAAATCCATTAGTTATCTCTGGTATCTTATCTTCACGTGTAAGCCCAATTTGACTTAATTGAAATTGGACTTTTGGATCGAGTTGGTGACTAATTACTTGTAGTTTTAGATTATCACCAGCAATTACAAGTGGTTTACTGCTTTGATTAATAATCTCAGCTATCTGGGGATATTCTCCATATTTTTCAGGTACTTTACTCCACCACATATTAGCTTGGGAGTAGAGCGTACAAGATATGACTCCAAAAATTATTACTATAAACCCTAAAAGTGGCGATAACTTTTTTTGCCAGCCCTTAGTAGAAATAGATACGATTTGAGTACTAAACAGATAAGCAACAGCTAACTGTATACCCAAAAGAGAGGGAAGTATATATCTAGTTGTACCGTATCGTTTTTGAAACAGAAAATCTACCAACATTAAGGGAAGCACTAGAGATCCACTCAAAGTTAGGACAAATAACCAAACGCGTTGAGAAGTTTTCCTACAAGTAACATAAATTGAATAGATAATTAAAGTTGAAATAATTAAAATTAAAGGAATTAATAAAATCTTAGTTGGACCTGAGTCATTAGGAGCAACACCTAAATCCAAAAAGGCACGACTAATTATAGCAACCCACCTTATAACTGAAGCCAAAAGTGTTTGTTTATTATCTGTCCAATTTAGTCTTTCTTCAACCGGATTAGTAATAATAACTAAAATCCAAGGTACTAAACTTACAATTCCTACAAGCAATGAAATAAAGTAATTTATCAATGTTTTACTCAATCGGAAGCGTTCCATTATAACTACATAAATTCCCTGTGCAAAAGCAACCAAACCAAAAAATAAATGAATATAAAACCCTAGCGGCAAGGTTAATGCATAAATAGTCCAAGCCCCCCTTGTTTTGAGACGCATAGCTCGCAGCAGTGCTGCACTCGATATTAAGATAGTTACTATCCATAAAGTATATGGGCGTGCATCTTGTGCATAAATGAGGTGAACAGGTGAAACGGCTACCAAAGCCATAGCTATCCATGCTATTAGTGAAGATTCAAATAATTCTTGGCATAGCCAATAAAAACTAGGAAAACTGAGGAGACTAATGAATACAGAAAAACTTCTCGTCACTGTTACAGAATTACCGAACCACTCTACCCAAAACCGAGCCATCACAAAATATAATGGGGCAACCTGTGACTCCTCTAATGCTAGACCTTTAATTGTATCAATTACATTTTTTTCAGGACTAGGGTACTGGTATTTGTGCAAATCTTGCATGTTCAACAAACGACCATTAGCTAAGTTCTCATTCATTTCTGCAAGTGTATAACCAGATATGCGTAGTGAAGTGAAAACTTCATCACCCCAATAAACCTTTCTATCAATATTTACAAACCGCAACAATACACCTGTGACTAATAAAAGGATAATTAAAAACCGTAACCAAGTATGAGAAATACCCCAGTAGCGTAAAAATTTTTTTCTCATATAAAACTCCAATTCATTTTTGAAAAAATACTGGTATTATGTCTGGCTAATCACAAGTGATTAAAATCTCTCTGCCTTCTTTTAAGTTCCGTTCGTCGAAGGATCAGAGCCTGGCATGGAAAACTCTGGCCTACTCCTAAATCCAAGCAAGCTGCGGACAATTTGAAGCAGAAACCACACGCTTGGGTACACTGCTTAGCTGTACTACCCTTCGGTTCTCCTTTGGCGTTCCCTTTTGGCGTTCGCTAAGGTAGCAGGGGGTCAAACTTCTCTTTGCATCGCCGCATCTTTACCATCAGTCGAAACAATAACTCGTTAATTTTTGACTTGTGTTACACGCCAGCTGAGTTTGAGGTTAACCCAAAAGTTCCAGATGGTAGCAACTGCAATTGCAACTAAGTTAGCTATGTAGCGATTAGGAATGAGGAAATTAAACACTAGATTTAACACCAGTACATTCAAAACTAATCCAGCAAGGCAAATTATATTGAACTTTAAAAAGCGCTTCACACGTTGATGCCATTCCTGCTGCTTGACTGTAACATCACCAAAAGTCCAAGCGTCATTCCATAAAAAATTGTTGAAAATTGCAATTTCACCAGCAATGATTTTGCTGCGAGTTAGGGGTAAAGCTAAGGTTGTCTGATCACTGAGCAAGTACAGCACTGCCATATCTACAAATACTCCACTCAGTCCGACCACTGCGAAACGGAGGAAGCGACCAATGGGAAAACCAACAGTTTGGCTGAATTGTCCGACTCTTCCTCTAGAAAACCGCAAGCGCAATAAGTGATGCAAGTACTCTACATATTGCTTCCATGTAACCTTGCTTTCACCTTCCTTGCGTTCGCAAAATACATAACCTACTTCGGCAATTGTGGGCAGCCTTCCGCGTCCAACTACTTCCAAGAGAATTTTGTATCCCACTGGATTAAGTGTCGCACCAGAGATTGCACTCCGACAGACCATAAAATAACCACTCATGGGATCGGAAAGTCTGCCGACTACACTTGGTAAAATAATCAATCCCAGCACTTGGGCGCCACGAGATAACAAACGCCTGACAAGGCTCCAACTACTGACCCCGCCCCCTTCTATATGACGGCTGGCTACTGCCAAATCTGCCCCATGTTGAATCTCACTTAAGAGTTGCGTTAATACCTCTGGGGGATGTTGCAAATCTCCATCGATCACCCCTAAAATACGCCCTCTTGCTGCTTGCCACCCTCGAATTACTGCCGATGATAATCCCTTCTCGTCTTGGCGTCGCATCACCTGCAATTGTGAGTATCTATGCATCAGTGATTGTGCTACTTCCCACGTGCGGTCTGGACTATCATCGTCTACTACAATCAGTTCGTAGTCTCCAGGGATGAACTCATCTAGCACCTGACTCAATATAGTAACAATCTTCTGGATATTCTCACGTTCTTTGTAAGTCGGAATTACCAGAGACAACTGTATTGGTTGACTAATGCTCTCAATATCGGAGATTTGTAAATTCCCGGATGGAATTGCTAACAAAGAATCAACTTCACTCATTATTCACCATTGGGTAAAGGCGTCAAGGAAATTACAAATTTTCTAGAAAATTTTTACATTTGCTTCAACTTGATAAATATTAAACAAGTAATTGCACTTTGTTTCGTATCAATAAGAACCTTCATATTATCTTTATAACTTCTTCATAATTAATTCACAGAGTACTATACAGGGTAAAATCATGTAAATTAGTATCATACTTGCTTGACAAATTGAATAAAATACGCGTAAAAAAAAGTGTAAAAAAGGCACTTGAGACTGAACAAAATTAGCGTTTTTTTGTCTCTGAGGAGAAGAAAAATAAGATGCTAGCCTTGAATCTTTTTCAAAGCTTGGCTTGATCAACAAAGCCAAAAAATCCTTGATTGGAACAAAGCACGGAGAAAAAAAGTTTTAAATATTCTTTAATGAGAGTAATAAAAGCTGGTCATGGACGCTTTCGATGTCCGTAAGAAATGTAAGAAACTGGTGTTTTAACTGTACAAGTTATCTTTCGGAAATTGGTTTAGATCGCAAAGGGTTATTCGTTGAGGTAATTGAACTAGAGAAGACGCGATAAATCGCGTCTCTACATGAGGGTTTTGGGCTGAGATGAACTGTATTAATTTAGACCAAAACCGTTTCCATAGGGACAAAAGGTCGTTACTATGTAGAGCGAGTGCTAGTACAAGGGAACAGTCAATAATTTTCAGAGAAGAGGACAGCTTATTCCCCAACTCCGAGCAAATCCGGTTTCTCAGGAGGTGGCAATTCTTTAAGAATTGTGAACCGAATATGATTGATCGCTAAGTCGCCGATGGGGATATCTTCTTTGGTTAACCGCGTACCTTGACTGGTCACAGTTTCAAAGGTGATACCCTTACCAATTTCAATGTGATACCAGCACAAGCCCATAAAAAAGCGTGTGGGATATGGCCCGCCATGACCGACATCATCAGGATTGGATTCCATTGGCAACCAACCAAAATTCGGTACGTAGAACTCTAGCCAAACATGATTAAAATCAGGTTGTAAAGGTACGCCTTGGTGTTCGCTATTAGGAGGACATTTATACCTGCCAACGGTGCGGCAAGGGATGCCATTTAAACGACATAGGGCGAGTAAAACGCCGACATATTCGCCACAGGAACCAACACCACGTTCTAAAACTATATCTGGCGTATCAATGTAAGGTTTGATACCATACGACAATTCATCGTAAACATAATTACGGATGCTGTACATTTTCCGCAACAGATTGGTTTCAGAACCAATTGCTTCTCTGGCGGCACGGCGGACAATGGTAGTATCCATTGCTAAGTCGTCGTCGTCCACTAGGTAGCGGCTTTGCAATTCTGGTGAAAGTTCGGGTATATCTTCCACATCTTTGGGTGTGATACGATACTTAATCCCTCGAACTTCCAAAAGTGCTTTCCAGCCAAATATATGGCGTTCGCCTGGGGTGAGAGCATCAAATTTAAATACTGCGACGCGTTGCCCATCTATTACTTCTTCGGTGAAGGGTAGGCCAATGGGTTCGACGTGTTTCACCTTTTGACGCTCGGTTTCCGATGGTAGGGCAATGCGCCATTCTACATCGGGTAAATAAACCTCATCTAAGGGTGCAATCTCTTCAGCATAGGACATTTCAATGAGATAGCCATTAGAGAGGGCGTAGCGCTTATCTGGTTCGTAATGATAATACAGGGGATGAATAAAAGTGCGATCGCGGTAGGTTAGCTCATGATTCGGATCAGCATTGGGATTGTCCCGGATATAAGGCTCCTCGGAGGCGTAAGCGATATACAAACTTTCTTTGCCTGTATCGCCATCTTTATGTATGGCTATGCCTGTAGGCGATTCAAAGGGCGTCAGAACACTAAATTGAACCTCTCCAGTTGCCCTGTCCATCGCGTAAACTGTCTGTTCTGTGCGATCGCAAATCCACAACATGTCCTTGCTGACTGCCAAATTTTCTACCCCAACTCCAGGGGCATAAAACCTAGTAATTTCTTTTCGGGATTCCCTGTCAAAAATCAGAATGTAGCCTAGCCTTTGGCAACTGACGTAGACGGTTGTTTCCCAAACAGCAACGCCGTCAGCTGGATAAGGCAATGTCACGAAATGTTCTAGACCCAAGGCATTCAGCTTGCACAAATAAACACTGCGATCGCGACTCACCCACAGGGTATCCTCCCACATGGCTAAACCAGTGACATCGGTAAATTCCTTAACTTGATGCGGATTGATAATTTTACTGTTGTCAGAGGTGGGATCGATCTCCAGTAGATGCCCTTTAAGACTGTCAATGGCAATCAGTCTATCTTTAATGAAAGCAATACCGCACAGGGTAGCAGCAGTAAGCGGTCGAATTATTTTTTGCCCGAACATCTGGCTAGCAGTCAAAGTGGGGAGTACAAAACTCATAATTAAATATTTATTAAGTGGTTTAGCACGTTTAAGCAATTCCAAATTTGTCTGGAAAAGTTTGCTACAAACGGAAACCCGGCTGGAAACTTGACCCAAAATTCATCAAGAAATGCGATCGTGCCATGCATCCAGTTCAAGCAATGACAGCCTCAAATTAATTGTGGCATATTCTCTGTAGCCGAACTTCAGACTTGTATTATTCACAATTATCAGTACAATGTGTTTGCAAAAACTCTTTCGTAAGAGATAACACATATGTGTCACAGATATGTCAACAGAAGAGAAATTTGCAAATCAAAAGAATCCCCTCTACACTCATAAGATTTAGTATTGCTTTAATGTAACTTTAGGAGATGGTTTTCCAGCCATCACTAAATTATGATCGAATTTTGTAACCATTTCCTGTGACTTACACGATGTCTGCTAATTCTCTGCCTGAAACTGCCGCCGTTTGGCATAGTTTAGAAGTTGATAAAGCGCTAGACCTGCTTGATAGTAACGCAGACAGTGGCTTAACACCCGAAGATATTCAACAAAGGTTGCAAAAATACGGCCCCAACGAACTTGAAGAAACTGCTGGCCGTAGTGCTTGGGAAATTCTGCTAGATCAGTTCAAGAACATTATGTTGTTGATGCTGATTGGTGTAGCTCTGATTTCTGGGTTTTTAGACCTCATGGCTTGGCAGTCTGGGAGCTTGAAACCCGGTGAAGTACCATTCAAAGATACCATCGCTATCCTAGCAATTGTTATCCTCAATGGCATACTCGGTTATGTCCAAGAAAGCCGTGCGGAAAAAGCCCTAGCAGCCCTGAAACAACTCACCTCCCCCCTAGTGCGAGTCATCCGCAACGCTAGATTGGCGGAGATAGCAGCCAAGGAACTAGTCCCAGGAGATGTGATGCTTCTGGAAGCCGGGATGCAGATAGCCGCAGATGGACGGTTGATCGAACAGTCGAATTTACAAGTGCGAGAGTCGGCACTGACGGGTGAAGCGGAAGCTGTCAACAAACAGGCAATACTAAATTTACCTGAAGAAACAGATTTAGGCGATCGCATCAATTTGGTATTCCAAGGAACTGAAGTCGTCCAAGGACGGGCAAAGGTTCTGGTAACCAACACTGGCATGACAACAGAACTAGGCAAAATTGCTGCCATGTTGCAGTCGGTGGAAAGTGAACCCACGCCTTTACAACAGCGGATGACTCAACTGGGCAATGTCCTGGTTACGGGTTCTTTGATTCTCGTGGCGATCGTTGTTACCGGCGGTGTTATCCAGGCCAGAGGTTTTAGCAACATCCAAGAACTCTTGGAAGTATCTTTGAGTATGGCGGTTGCTGTCGTCCCAGAAGGTCTACCTGCGGTAATTACCGTTACCTTGGCACTGGGAACTCAGCGAATGGTGCGCCAGAATGCCTTGATTCGCAAACTGCCAGCAGTGGAAACATTGGGTTCTGTAACCACCATCTGCTCTGATAAAACCGGCACCCTGACTCAAAATAAAATGGTGGTGCAATCGGTTTTCACCAATGACAAAACTTTTCGCGTCACCGGAGAAGGCTATGCCCCTACAGGAGATTTTCTTTTAGATGGCGAAAAAGTTTCCCTAGAGCAATCGCCAGAAATTTCAGCGTTGTCAGTTGCTTGTACCGTTTGTAATGATTCGGTGTTGCAAAAAGAAAAAGGGGAATGGGCAATTTTAGGAGATCCCACCGAGGGGGCGTTAGTTACTCTGGCGGGGAAAGCGGGAATCGAAAAAGACCAGTGGAATAGTAAGTTACCCCGCGTTAGCGAGTTTCCTTTCTCCTCGGAACGTAAGCGGATGAGCGTAATTTCTCAGGTGCAGGAAGTCGCTACGGGTGAAGCGTCTTTGAATGCCGTTGACCCGGCCATCGCTAATTTTTTAGAATCTGAACCTTACTTAATGTTTACCAAAGGTTCGCCAGAGTTAATTTTGGCACGTTCCACTCAAGTTTATTTGGGCGATCGCTCAACTCCCTTGAGTGAAGAACTACGTCAGAAAGTTCTGGCAGAAAACGACAACATGGCAAGTAAAGGTTTGCGAGTACTAGGTTTTGCCTACAAGCCCCTTGCCGAGATTCCACCAGAAGGTTCAGACGAAGCATCCGAACAAGATTTGGTGTGGCTGGGATTGGTGGGAATGCTAGATGCACCACGTCCAGAAGTTAGGGCGGCTGTGCAAGAGTGCCGTGATGCCGGAATTCGCCCAGTCATGATTACTGGTGACCACCAATTAACAGCACGAGCCATCGCCACCGATTTGGGAATTGCCCAAGAAGGCGATCGCCTGCTCACAGGTCAAGAATTACAGCGGATGAGTGACCAGGAACTAGAGCAAAACGTTGACTTGGTAAGCATTTATGCCAGGGTTTCCCCTGAACACAAACTGCGAATTGTCCAAGCACTGCAACGCCGGGGCAGATTTGTGGCCATGACAGGTGATGGTGTCAACGATGCCCCAGCCCTCAAACAAG
It encodes the following:
- a CDS encoding PD-(D/E)XK nuclease family protein; the protein is MSTPDRPFASYHLWSLVAPASGQERWHCQMRRGFIKARQHEPQIKALLAKATAPQRIGILAQKGVYEFHNHRHLLTQSDGVEKVAQLLKLGNSSEQVRQRVLQILKKYHDAPLLLDKHIIQLTPGDEGFPKPIVIEQQDYCFRLYAAMDCVFIESDRTLHILDFKTGKSAFDRRQALVYLLAARYLYPGREAVASFYNLELSKKSDLISINNSELESLKFELANIAHKHQHDLQEYHHQTNNFSKIFPPNPGTHCRFCPFQSICEFSNQSSQSHPMPSLRTNT
- a CDS encoding glycosyltransferase family 39 protein: MRKKFLRYWGISHTWLRFLIILLLVTGVLLRFVNIDRKVYWGDEVFTSLRISGYTLAEMNENLANGRLLNMQDLHKYQYPSPEKNVIDTIKGLALEESQVAPLYFVMARFWVEWFGNSVTVTRSFSVFISLLSFPSFYWLCQELFESSLIAWIAMALVAVSPVHLIYAQDARPYTLWIVTILISSAALLRAMRLKTRGAWTIYALTLPLGFYIHLFFGLVAFAQGIYVVIMERFRLSKTLINYFISLLVGIVSLVPWILVIITNPVEERLNWTDNKQTLLASVIRWVAIISRAFLDLGVAPNDSGPTKILLIPLILIISTLIIYSIYVTCRKTSQRVWLFVLTLSGSLVLPLMLVDFLFQKRYGTTRYILPSLLGIQLAVAYLFSTQIVSISTKGWQKKLSPLLGFIVIIFGVISCTLYSQANMWWSKVPEKYGEYPQIAEIINQSSKPLVIAGDNLKLQVISHQLDPKVQFQLSQIGLTREDKIPEITNGFTDIFLFEPSDFLKAGIERIYNSNLQQINKVFWKLTPKQ
- a CDS encoding glycosyltransferase: MSEVDSLLAIPSGNLQISDIESISQPIQLSLVIPTYKERENIQKIVTILSQVLDEFIPGDYELIVVDDDSPDRTWEVAQSLMHRYSQLQVMRRQDEKGLSSAVIRGWQAARGRILGVIDGDLQHPPEVLTQLLSEIQHGADLAVASRHIEGGGVSSWSLVRRLLSRGAQVLGLIILPSVVGRLSDPMSGYFMVCRSAISGATLNPVGYKILLEVVGRGRLPTIAEVGYVFCERKEGESKVTWKQYVEYLHHLLRLRFSRGRVGQFSQTVGFPIGRFLRFAVVGLSGVFVDMAVLYLLSDQTTLALPLTRSKIIAGEIAIFNNFLWNDAWTFGDVTVKQQEWHQRVKRFLKFNIICLAGLVLNVLVLNLVFNFLIPNRYIANLVAIAVATIWNFWVNLKLSWRVTQVKN
- a CDS encoding transglutaminase-like domain-containing protein, translating into MSFVLPTLTASQMFGQKIIRPLTAATLCGIAFIKDRLIAIDSLKGHLLEIDPTSDNSKIINPHQVKEFTDVTGLAMWEDTLWVSRDRSVYLCKLNALGLEHFVTLPYPADGVAVWETTVYVSCQRLGYILIFDRESRKEITRFYAPGVGVENLAVSKDMLWICDRTEQTVYAMDRATGEVQFSVLTPFESPTGIAIHKDGDTGKESLYIAYASEEPYIRDNPNADPNHELTYRDRTFIHPLYYHYEPDKRYALSNGYLIEMSYAEEIAPLDEVYLPDVEWRIALPSETERQKVKHVEPIGLPFTEEVIDGQRVAVFKFDALTPGERHIFGWKALLEVRGIKYRITPKDVEDIPELSPELQSRYLVDDDDLAMDTTIVRRAAREAIGSETNLLRKMYSIRNYVYDELSYGIKPYIDTPDIVLERGVGSCGEYVGVLLALCRLNGIPCRTVGRYKCPPNSEHQGVPLQPDFNHVWLEFYVPNFGWLPMESNPDDVGHGGPYPTRFFMGLCWYHIEIGKGITFETVTSQGTRLTKEDIPIGDLAINHIRFTILKELPPPEKPDLLGVGE
- a CDS encoding cation-translocating P-type ATPase — its product is MSANSLPETAAVWHSLEVDKALDLLDSNADSGLTPEDIQQRLQKYGPNELEETAGRSAWEILLDQFKNIMLLMLIGVALISGFLDLMAWQSGSLKPGEVPFKDTIAILAIVILNGILGYVQESRAEKALAALKQLTSPLVRVIRNARLAEIAAKELVPGDVMLLEAGMQIAADGRLIEQSNLQVRESALTGEAEAVNKQAILNLPEETDLGDRINLVFQGTEVVQGRAKVLVTNTGMTTELGKIAAMLQSVESEPTPLQQRMTQLGNVLVTGSLILVAIVVTGGVIQARGFSNIQELLEVSLSMAVAVVPEGLPAVITVTLALGTQRMVRQNALIRKLPAVETLGSVTTICSDKTGTLTQNKMVVQSVFTNDKTFRVTGEGYAPTGDFLLDGEKVSLEQSPEISALSVACTVCNDSVLQKEKGEWAILGDPTEGALVTLAGKAGIEKDQWNSKLPRVSEFPFSSERKRMSVISQVQEVATGEASLNAVDPAIANFLESEPYLMFTKGSPELILARSTQVYLGDRSTPLSEELRQKVLAENDNMASKGLRVLGFAYKPLAEIPPEGSDEASEQDLVWLGLVGMLDAPRPEVRAAVQECRDAGIRPVMITGDHQLTARAIATDLGIAQEGDRLLTGQELQRMSDQELEQNVDLVSIYARVSPEHKLRIVQALQRRGRFVAMTGDGVNDAPALKQADIGIAMGITGTDVSKEASDMVLLDDNFATIVSATKEGRVVYTNIRRFIKYILGSNIGEVITIAAAPLLGLGGVPLTPLQILWMNLVTDGLPALALAVEPPEPDVMKRPPFSPRESIFARGLGSYMIRIGIVFAIISIALMAWAYNYCQQLSGDPANPDPRWKTMVFTTLCIAQMGHAIAIRSNNRLTIEMNPFSNIFVLAAVVVTTILQLMLVYVPPLRDFFGTHYLTLEELGVCIGFSALMFVWIELEKIFLRIMGKRAV